ACCGTCCAGGAGATCACGGACGAGGGCGTCATCATCAAACAGCACGGGAACAACCAGGAGGCCCTCACCGAGGTCACCGACGAGATGCGCGAGGACATCGACCCCGATGCCCGCGTCGCGGTCAACAACTCCCTTTCTATCGTCAAGACGCTCTCCAACGAAACTGATGTGCGCGCTCGCGTGATGGAAGTCACTGAGAGCCCCGAAGTCAGCTACGAGGATATCGGCGGCCTCGAAGAGCAGATGCAGGAAGTCCGCGAAACCGTCGAGATGCCACTCGAGAAGCCCGACGCGTTCAAAGATGTCGGGATCGACCCGCCGAGCGGCGTCCTGCTCTATGGCCCGCCGGGCACGGGCAAGACGATGCTCGCCAAAGCCGTCGCCAACCAGACCGACGCCACCTTCATCAAGATGGCTGGCTCGGAACTGGTCCACAAGTTCATCGGCGAGGGTGCCAAACTCGTCCGCGACCTGTTCAAGGTCGCCCGCGAACACGAACCTGCCGTCATCTTCATCGACGAGATCGACGCCATCGCCGCCAAGCGAACCGAATCCAAGACCTCCGGCGACGCCGAGGTCCAGCGGACGATGATGCAACTCCTCTCGGAGATGGACGGGTTCGAGGACCGCGGCGAGATCCGCATCATCGCTGCGACGAACCGATTCGATATGCTCGATCGCGCCATCCTCCGCCCCGGCCGGTTCGACCGCCTCATCGAGGTGCCGAAGCCGAACGAGGAGGGTCGCGAGATTATCTTCCAGATCCACACCCGCGGCATGAACGTCGCCGACGACGTCGACTTCGCCGAGTTGGCGCTCGAAGCCGAGGAGGCCTCCGGGGCCGACGTCAAGGCCATCTGTACGGAAGCCGGAATGTTCGCCATCCGCGACGACCGCACGGAGATTCGGATGGAGGACTTCCGTAACGCCTGGGACAAGGTCCAGGCCGACTCCGAGACCAACGACGAAGTCTCGAAGACCTTCGCCTGAACCGGGCGGTTTCTCCTCCTGTTTTGCCAGCATCCGACAGCACCAGCGTCAGCTCAGTAATTAGCCCAGCGTCCCCGCTCGGCGCTCGAGGACGCGACAAAATATCGGTAGTACCAACTCAGCGTATCGATACTGTCGGATCAGTGCTTCGAGACGCACGAAACGACCCGTTCGAAGCCGACCGTTTTCAGTGCCGAATCCGACCCGCTACAGGGCCGCAAAGATCAGCCACGGGACGATGAACAGGGCGACGGTCAACACCGCGAGGATCAGTAGATAACCGATACCGGTTCCGACCGCGGTGAGCCACGCCGGATGCTCGAACTCGTTGAGATCGACTGCCATACTGCTACCGTCCGGTGAGACGAGTATAAACGTACCGAAAATTGGGATCGATCGGCGACTTCAGCGCGATGGCGGCACTGACGACAGTTACCGCCACGCCTCGAGGGAGGCGGCATCTCGCTCGACCATCGAGAGCCATGTCTTGTCCCGCGCGATATCGGCGATGACGAGGTGTGATTGCCCGTCGATCTCGTCGACTGCAGCGACGACGTCGCCGTCGTCTTCGGTCTGACTCCCGACTGCTTCGGCCTCGAGTGTCATAGTTACTGATTGATCTTCGAGAGCATGAACGTTTTGGTATCACCACACGCTGTGGTTGAAGGTATCGAAATACGGAGGGAAACACCGAACAAATGATTCTATTGCCGGTACTAATTTGAAGGACGGAACTACCGCTGTTGCACACCCTCTCGCGGTGACCGGGTCGACTCTCGCTCGAGTCACGCCGACCCGAAAACGCGTTCCGGACCGTTTTTACCGGGTGACTGGCTAGGGACCGTCAATGACGACGATCGTCGTGGTGGACAATCACGGACAGTTCACCCACCTCGAGCGCCGGGCGCTTCGCGACCTCGGCGTCGACACGGACCTGATCGACAACGAAACGCCTCCCGAAGAGGTCGACGCGGACGGTATCGTCCTCTCCGGCGGACCGGATATGGACCGAATCGGCCGGTCCGCAGAGTACCTCGAGGGAGACGTTCCCGTCCTCGGAATCTGTCTCGGCATGCAGCTGATCGCCGAGGAACTCGGCGGCCGCGTCGGTAGCGGCGAGTACGGCGGCTACGCCGACGTCACCGTCGATATCGTCGACGAGGAGGATCCGCTGACCGGCTCGCTCCACCCCGAGACCCGCGTCTGGGCGAGCCACGCCGACGAAGTGAAGGAACTCCCGGAGGGGTTCGAACTCACCGCGAAAAGCGATGTCTGCGGCGTCGAAGCTATGAGCGACACCGACCGCGACCTCTACGGCGTCCAGTGGCACCCCGAGGTCGCCCACACCGAGGAAGGCGACGAGATCTTCGAGAACTTCCTCGAGATCTGCGAGCAGTAAGGCTCGCTTGAGACGGGAGCGTTCGTCGACCCGGTTGGGACCGACCACGGAGTGTCGCAACCGTCCGAACCAATTTCCAGTATTTTCTGGTTCACGAGTTTCTTAACCACCTCCGTCCAATCTTCGATCATGGCCGAAACGCAGGGAGAAACGACGGGTCCGGCAGATGTCTACCGGCAGTTCTTCTCGCTCGAGCGCGACGTGTTGGTGCTCTCGCTCGCGATGTTCGCGTTCAGTCTGGGCTTCCAGATGACCAACCGGTTTCTGCCGGACTACCTCGTCTTCCTCGGGGCAACCGGCTTCGTCGTCGGCCTCTACGCCACGCTCGGGAACGTGATCGGGGCCGTCTTCCCCTACTACGGTGGCGTCGTCTCCGACCGGTTCGGTTCGCGGCTTTCGCTCACTCTTTTCGGCCTGCTCTCGACGCTCGGCTTCGGCATCTGGCTGGCCGGCGCGTTCGTCCCCGCGATCGATCTCGGCGTGATCGTCGTAGAGCCCTGGATCTGGGTGTTCGTCGGGCTCCTCTTCGCACAGGGCTGGAAGTCCTTCGGCGTCGGCGCGACCTACGCCATCGTCAAGCAGAGCGTGCCCCCTGACCGGCTGGCGCGCGGGTTCGCCAGTACCGAGACGTTCCGTCGATCGGCGTTCCTGCTCGCGCCGCTGATCGTCGCGGTGCTCGTCGCCGACAGCCTCATGCCGGGCTTTCTCTTCGTGCTCGCGATCGCGGTCGTCTTCGGCGCGCTCGGGACGCTCGCCCAGCACTTCCTCTACGAGGCCGAAGACACCATCGGCAAGGAGTTCGAGGGCTTCGGCCAGATCCGCTCGGATCTGCGCGCGATGCCGGCTCCACTGCGACCGCTGCTGGTCGCCGACACGTTCGTCCGCTTCGCGAACGGGATGGTCTACGTCTTCTTCATCCTCGTCATCACCCAGCTCATGGGGATCGGACTCTCGATCACGCTTCCGTTCGTCGGCGCGATCTCGCTCTCGCCGGCGGCCTTCTTCGGCGTCCTGCTCGCCGTCGAGATGTTCGTCGCGCTGGTCACGATGGCACCCACGGCGAAGGTCGCCGAGTACACCGGGCTCAAGCCGGTCGTCGGGCTGGGCTTTTTCGTCTACGCGATCTTCCCCGTCCTCCTGATCTTCGCTCCCGAAAACGCGACCATGCTCGTCCTGCTCTTTGCGTTTTCCGGGCTTCGATTCGCCGGTCTACCGGCCCACAAGGCGCTGGTCGTCGGACCCGCAGAACAGGACGCAGGCGGTCGGGTCACGGGCTCGTACTACTTCTTGCGGAACCTGATCGTCATCCCGAGCGGCGCGCTCGGCGGCCTCCTCTGGGAGTTCGCCAGCCCCGAACTCTCCTTCGTCGTCGCCTCGGTTATCGGAATGGTCGGCGTGGGCTACTTCGCGCTGTTCGGCCAGGAGTTCGAGGCTTACGCCTGAGTTCGGCGTGAGAGTCGATCGGACTCTCGCCGCTCCGATCCGCGATCGGCCCGATCCTCGAGAACTCGACCTTCCCCGATCCGCAGTATCCGGTAGTCTGCTGTCTCGTCCGCTCTCGCGGACGCATTGGTAACACCGGTGTAAGCTGGTATCGCTCGTGTCGCCAAGCGTATATGTAGTTCGCAGGCGAATCAGGTAACGTGATGAAACCAGCTTCGAGCAGCGTTTCGAGCGTGACCGTATCAGCGACAACTACCCGGAAATTCACGTCGGAGGTGAACTGAGATGACCACGAGCGTCCTCGTCACCGGCGCGACCGGCAATCAGGGCGGCAGCGTCGTCGAACACCTCCTTGCATCCGACACCGAGTTCGACGTCTACGGACTCACGCGCGATGCGTCGGGCGACCGCGCACAGGAACTGTCCGAGCAGGGCGTCTCGATGGTCGAAGGGGACCTGAACGACAAAGATTCCCTCGCGCCCCACGTCGCCGAAGTCGACGCGGTCTTCGCCGTTACCAACTTCTGGACGGAAGGCTACGAGCAACAGGTCCAGCAGGGTGAGAACATCGCGGAGGTCGCGAGCGAAGAAGGCGTCGACCAGTTCGTCTTCAGCGGCGTCGGCAGCCACGAGAAGGACACCGGCGTACCCCACTTCGACTCGGCCGAGGAGATCGACCAGCACGCACAGGAGCTCAACCTCCCGCTAACCGTCCTCCAGCCCGTGTTCTTCTTCCAGAACTTCGAGGCCTTCGCCGAGGACGTCGTCGAGGACGGCCAGATCGCGCTCCCCCTCGAGGAGGGCGTTTCCCTCCAGATGATCGACGTCGACGACGTGGGCCACGCCGCCGCAGTCGCACTCGAGAATCCCGACGAGTTCGTCGGCGAACACGTCGAACTCGCGGGCGACGAGTTGACGCTCGCCGAGACGGCCGACCTGCTGAGCGAGGTCACCGGCCAGGATGTCGATCCGGTCCACGTCCCCATCGAGGACGCCTACGAGAGCTTCGGCGAGGAGTTCACCGTCATGTGCGAGTGGTTCAACGAGGTCGGTTACAGCGCCGACATCCCCGCGCTCGAAGAGCAGTTCGGCTTCGAGTTCACGGATCTCGAGTCCTCCCTCCGTGCGAACGGCTGGGAGGACAAGGAGGGCATGGCCTCGGTTCCCGGCTGGGTCAAGGCGATGCAGTAGTCACTCGCCGTAAGTACAACGGCCGGACGACACGTTCCGCCGATAGCAGTTTAGTAGTGATGTTGTATCCGGCCGTCTGTCGGCAGTTCTCCGTCGTGTTCGACGAGAAGACCGATGGACATCGTCGTTACTACGTCGTTCGGCGGCGATTCTGGCCGTTCGGGTGTGCACACGTGCAATTCGATCGTCCCTTCGGCGTACTGATCGACTCCGATCACGTGATGAGAGCCCCAATTTCCGTGCAGTGAGCGTTCTACAACCACGCCGTACTGCGTTGCGAAGTCCACCGACTCCATCGCTTCCGGAATAGTCGTCTCCTCGAGGAACTGTTCTACCTCTTGGCGACTCGTGAGGATTTTCACTACTTCCTCCTCGTCCGTCTCTAGAACTCCCCCCTCGAAATCGAACGCGTCGTACTCCAGTGGACCTTCCAGGTTCAGGTCGGGACACTCGCTCGAGGCGCTTTCCTCGGTGAACGAGAGGCTTCCGAGGCACCCGGCGAGGACAATCGAACCGGCGGTACCCACGGAAGCGAGGAACGCGCTTCGTTTCATATCCCACCCACCATATACCGTAATAAATAGCTTTTCCGGACTGATCGCAAATCACGACAAACAGTGTTTAATGGGTCTGGCTACAGCGTCGA
Above is a window of Natronorubrum tibetense GA33 DNA encoding:
- a CDS encoding GMP synthase subunit A; translation: MTTIVVVDNHGQFTHLERRALRDLGVDTDLIDNETPPEEVDADGIVLSGGPDMDRIGRSAEYLEGDVPVLGICLGMQLIAEELGGRVGSGEYGGYADVTVDIVDEEDPLTGSLHPETRVWASHADEVKELPEGFELTAKSDVCGVEAMSDTDRDLYGVQWHPEVAHTEEGDEIFENFLEICEQ
- a CDS encoding DUF7556 family protein, which gives rise to MTLEAEAVGSQTEDDGDVVAAVDEIDGQSHLVIADIARDKTWLSMVERDAASLEAWR
- the pan1 gene encoding proteasome-activating nucleotidase Pan1; its protein translation is MSDTVDDVDLPYDEDEASQQEKIQALEDQLEILEAQNEEMRDKLLDANAENNKYQQKLERLTHENKKLKQSPLFVATVQEITDEGVIIKQHGNNQEALTEVTDEMREDIDPDARVAVNNSLSIVKTLSNETDVRARVMEVTESPEVSYEDIGGLEEQMQEVRETVEMPLEKPDAFKDVGIDPPSGVLLYGPPGTGKTMLAKAVANQTDATFIKMAGSELVHKFIGEGAKLVRDLFKVAREHEPAVIFIDEIDAIAAKRTESKTSGDAEVQRTMMQLLSEMDGFEDRGEIRIIAATNRFDMLDRAILRPGRFDRLIEVPKPNEEGREIIFQIHTRGMNVADDVDFAELALEAEEASGADVKAICTEAGMFAIRDDRTEIRMEDFRNAWDKVQADSETNDEVSKTFA
- a CDS encoding MFS transporter: MAETQGETTGPADVYRQFFSLERDVLVLSLAMFAFSLGFQMTNRFLPDYLVFLGATGFVVGLYATLGNVIGAVFPYYGGVVSDRFGSRLSLTLFGLLSTLGFGIWLAGAFVPAIDLGVIVVEPWIWVFVGLLFAQGWKSFGVGATYAIVKQSVPPDRLARGFASTETFRRSAFLLAPLIVAVLVADSLMPGFLFVLAIAVVFGALGTLAQHFLYEAEDTIGKEFEGFGQIRSDLRAMPAPLRPLLVADTFVRFANGMVYVFFILVITQLMGIGLSITLPFVGAISLSPAAFFGVLLAVEMFVALVTMAPTAKVAEYTGLKPVVGLGFFVYAIFPVLLIFAPENATMLVLLFAFSGLRFAGLPAHKALVVGPAEQDAGGRVTGSYYFLRNLIVIPSGALGGLLWEFASPELSFVVASVIGMVGVGYFALFGQEFEAYA
- a CDS encoding NmrA/HSCARG family protein, whose translation is MTTSVLVTGATGNQGGSVVEHLLASDTEFDVYGLTRDASGDRAQELSEQGVSMVEGDLNDKDSLAPHVAEVDAVFAVTNFWTEGYEQQVQQGENIAEVASEEGVDQFVFSGVGSHEKDTGVPHFDSAEEIDQHAQELNLPLTVLQPVFFFQNFEAFAEDVVEDGQIALPLEEGVSLQMIDVDDVGHAAAVALENPDEFVGEHVELAGDELTLAETADLLSEVTGQDVDPVHVPIEDAYESFGEEFTVMCEWFNEVGYSADIPALEEQFGFEFTDLESSLRANGWEDKEGMASVPGWVKAMQ